The sequence below is a genomic window from Thermogemmatispora onikobensis.
GCGCGATCTCGCGCGGCGCCGTTCCGTCCAATACGGTTCAGCTCAGCACGGCCAGAATATCGCTCTCTTTAAGGACCAGATATTCCTCGTTGTCGAGCTTGAACTCGGTGCCGCCGTACTTGGCAAACAAGACGTGATCGCCCTCGCGCACCTCGATGGGCACCCGGTCCCCGTTATCAAGCAGGCGCCCACTGCCGACGGCGATCACTGTGCCTTCCTGCGGCTTCTCCTTGGCTGTGTCAGGGATGACGATCCCGCTCTTGGTCACTTCTTCCTTCGGAAGCGGCTTGACCACGACGCGGTCGCCTACAGG
It includes:
- the groES gene encoding co-chaperone GroES; translation: MAKIRPVGDRVVVKPLPKEEVTKSGIVIPDTAKEKPQEGTVIAVGSGRLLDNGDRVPIEVREGDHVLFAKYGGTEFKLDNEEYLVLKESDILAVLS